The Streptomyces sp. NL15-2K genome contains a region encoding:
- a CDS encoding SulP family inorganic anion transporter codes for MSACVPPRTEALRIHQPHSPPPPRPRRFRIAGADVSASIAVFLIALPLSLGIALATGAPLQAGLVAAAVGGLVAGRLGGSPLQVSGPAAGLTVVTADLIHRYGWRTTCAITVLAGLTQLGLGCLRVARSALAVSPAVVHGMLAGIGVTIAIAQMHIVLGGTPQSSVPDNLRALPAQLAGLHPAALSVSALTLALLLLWPRIPGRIGRLLHKVPAALVAVAGATAAASLAGLTLPKVDLPTWSSHALAGLPEGPVLGLVAAVLTTTLVCSVQSLLGAVAVDKLVAGHPDLPARVRRSDLDRELLGQGAANIVSGSLGGLPVAGVAVRSSANVQAGAVSRNSTMLHGVLVVIAALLMVPILELIPLASLAALVMAVGIQMVSLHHIRTVTRHREVLVYAATTLGVVGFGVLEGVTLGIAVAVALSLHRLARTRITHDEKEGVHYVHVRGQLTFLAVPRLSRALHLVPQGTHVVVELDGSFMDHAAYESLQDWQNTHTAQGGSVEVTGRRAGVRIAEPESLAGIGTGEPATDLAPGRAGCRCRPWTPWRNHQCELPRSASPSGDEQPSEPGGAGEPSSHQLARGISAFQRHTAPLVRGELARLAREGQRPSQLFLTCADSRLVTSMITSSGPGDLFVVRNVGNLIPPPGQESGDDSVAAAIEYAVDVLEVRSITVCGHSGCGAMQALLSSDPGGARTPLRRWLRHGLPSLERMADDSRPWARLAGRAPADAVEQLCLTNVVQQLEHLRAHESVARALKDGALELHGMYFHVGEAQAYLLTEAGGDDVFDHVRAADLSA; via the coding sequence ATGTCAGCCTGCGTCCCCCCACGCACCGAAGCTCTCCGCATCCACCAGCCCCACAGCCCGCCGCCGCCCCGGCCCCGCCGCTTCCGCATCGCGGGCGCCGACGTGTCGGCCTCGATCGCGGTCTTCCTGATCGCCCTTCCTCTGTCCCTCGGCATCGCCCTCGCCACCGGCGCGCCCCTCCAGGCCGGACTCGTCGCCGCCGCCGTCGGAGGCCTCGTCGCCGGCCGGCTCGGCGGCTCCCCGCTCCAGGTCAGCGGCCCCGCCGCCGGGCTCACCGTCGTCACCGCCGACCTCATCCACCGCTACGGCTGGCGGACGACCTGCGCCATCACCGTCCTGGCCGGCCTGACCCAACTCGGCCTCGGCTGCCTGCGTGTGGCCCGCTCCGCCCTCGCCGTCAGCCCGGCCGTCGTGCACGGCATGCTCGCCGGCATCGGCGTCACCATCGCCATCGCCCAGATGCACATCGTCCTCGGCGGCACCCCGCAGAGCTCCGTCCCCGACAACCTCCGCGCGCTGCCCGCCCAGTTGGCCGGCCTGCACCCGGCCGCGCTCTCGGTGAGCGCGCTGACCCTGGCCCTGCTGCTGCTCTGGCCGCGGATTCCCGGCCGGATCGGGCGCCTGCTGCACAAGGTCCCGGCCGCGCTCGTCGCCGTCGCCGGGGCCACCGCCGCCGCCTCTCTCGCCGGGCTGACCCTGCCCAAGGTCGACCTGCCGACCTGGAGCAGCCACGCCCTGGCCGGTCTTCCCGAGGGCCCGGTGCTCGGCCTCGTCGCCGCCGTACTGACCACCACGCTGGTGTGCAGCGTGCAGTCGCTGCTCGGCGCGGTCGCCGTGGACAAGCTCGTGGCCGGCCACCCCGATCTGCCCGCCCGCGTCCGACGCTCCGACCTTGACCGCGAACTGCTCGGCCAGGGCGCCGCCAACATCGTCTCCGGCTCGCTCGGCGGGCTGCCCGTCGCGGGCGTGGCCGTGCGCAGTTCGGCGAATGTGCAAGCCGGTGCCGTCAGCCGGAACTCCACGATGCTGCACGGCGTTCTCGTAGTGATCGCCGCGCTGCTGATGGTCCCGATCCTGGAGCTCATCCCGCTCGCCTCGCTCGCCGCCCTGGTGATGGCCGTCGGCATCCAGATGGTGTCCCTGCACCACATCCGCACGGTGACCCGCCACCGAGAGGTGCTGGTCTACGCCGCCACCACACTCGGCGTGGTCGGCTTCGGCGTCCTGGAGGGCGTGACGCTGGGGATCGCCGTGGCCGTCGCCCTCTCCCTGCACCGCCTCGCCCGCACCCGCATCACGCACGACGAGAAGGAAGGAGTCCATTACGTACACGTCCGAGGACAGTTGACGTTCCTCGCGGTGCCGCGGCTCAGCCGGGCCCTGCATCTCGTACCCCAAGGCACCCATGTCGTCGTGGAGTTGGACGGCTCGTTCATGGACCACGCGGCGTACGAGTCGCTGCAGGACTGGCAGAACACGCACACCGCGCAGGGCGGCTCCGTGGAGGTGACCGGCCGCCGCGCCGGAGTCCGGATCGCCGAGCCCGAGAGCCTCGCCGGCATCGGGACCGGCGAACCGGCCACCGACCTCGCACCAGGACGTGCGGGCTGCCGCTGCCGCCCCTGGACGCCCTGGCGCAACCATCAGTGCGAACTCCCGCGGTCCGCGTCGCCGTCCGGTGACGAACAGCCGAGCGAGCCCGGCGGAGCGGGTGAGCCGAGCTCACACCAACTGGCACGTGGCATCAGCGCGTTCCAGCGCCACACCGCACCGCTCGTGCGGGGTGAGCTGGCGAGACTGGCCCGCGAGGGTCAGCGCCCCTCCCAGCTCTTCCTCACCTGCGCCGACTCACGCCTCGTCACGTCGATGATCACCTCCAGTGGTCCCGGCGACCTCTTCGTGGTGCGCAACGTGGGCAACCTCATCCCGCCGCCCGGCCAGGAGAGCGGGGACGACTCGGTGGCGGCCGCGATCGAGTACGCGGTGGACGTGCTGGAGGTGCGCTCCATCACGGTGTGCGGACACTCCGGGTGCGGGGCCATGCAGGCGCTGCTCAGCTCCGATCCCGGGGGCGCCCGGACGCCGCTGAGGCGATGGCTGCGGCACGGGCTGCCCAGCCTGGAGCGCATGGCCGACGACAGCCGGCCGTGGGCCCGGCTGGCCGGACGGGCACCTGCCGACGCGGTCGAGCAGTTGTGTCTGACCAACGTGGTCCAGCAGTTGGAGCACCTGCGCGCCCACGAGTCGGTCGCCCGGGCCCTCAAGGACGGGGCGCTGGAGCTGCACGGGATGTACTTCCACGTGGGCGAGGCGCAGGCGTACTTGCTCACCGAGGCGGGCGGGGACGATGTGTTCGATCACGTGCGGGCGGCGGATCTCTCGGCGTGA